DNA sequence from the Methylomonas albis genome:
CGTCAATAGGCGTAGCTTTATTGCGCCGCGTGATGGCCTCAAGCATTCGGCGCATTACGCTATCGCTAATGCGCCCTACAAAACTGCGCAAATATTAGCTGGATTTCAAACTTCGCGGCGGGGTTTTCTCCCGTATGCAGCGCCGAGCACCGGAGGGTTTGAACGGAATAGCCCGTCAGGGGCGCCGCAGGGATGCGGCGCGTTGCATGCAGGGGCTGGGAAGCCCCTTCAGGCAAGCCCGTGCAAACCCGAGGAGCGCAGGGAACAAGCGGTATCCGGGCCGCCTTTTCTTTGGATACTTTCTTTTGGCGGAGCAAAAGAAAGTATCTCGGCCGTCGGTCCGAAAACCGACTTATAAACAATCGTCGCGATAGCGACACTTCGACCCCAAGCAACCGAGAAGTTTTCTCCATCATTCAAGCTCGGAACCACACGGTTGGAGTTATTTTGTCCAATGATCGAGAAAATAACTCGGCTATTCTGGGTCAGAGCTCGATCACTCGAGAAATTTTCTCGGTTACTCGAGCTCGAAACTCGGTTATTCAAGAAATTTTCTTGGTCGTTCCGGTTCAGAACTCAATCCGCCAAGATCAAAGCTTCATCATTGGAGTTATTTTGTCCAACAACCAAGCTCCGAACTCGAACAACCGAGAAAATTTCTCCGTCATCCAAGCTTTTTTCTCAATCATTCCACTTCAGAACTCAATCAGCCAAGCTCAGAACCTCATCACTGGAGTTATTTTGCCCAACAGCCAAGCTCTGTGCTCAAACAGTCGAAAACCAAGCCGGACTAATTACATCCAGAAATACTTCATTCCGCGAATGCCATCGATTGCATTCTAACCACGCAGGCCAAAGCCACCGCCGGGATAAAACCCTCCCCCCGTGTATTACATTTCACGAAATCTTCATTGAGCAATCATATGTTCATCACAAAATATCCTTAGGCTGTACTTGCTTTACCCATAGCGACAGATACCTCTCAACCCAATATGAACGAGCAGCCAGCGACTGATAACAAAAACCTGCCGGCTGTCGAAATCGGAGCACTCTAAATGATCAAAAAATCTGTTCTTGCCGTGGCCTTGCTGTCGGCAATCTGCACGCAAGCCGAGGCCATTACCATTAATGCCGACGGCGCCTGGCATGCGTTCGACGTAGACAATTCAGTATCTACTTCCGGTGAATTGGAATGGATAGATTTGGATAACAATGCTTTGAGCTTTGACTTTTCTTTAACGAAAACCGCTATTTTACAGGTAGTAGATGGCGGCTATGCTGGCGATCAATTTCTGGTAATAAGAAACGGCATCCCCTTTAATAATCAAACGCCCTATGGTTCTTCACCATCGAGCATTTGGGTTACAAATATGTCCACCCCGACCAATAGCTATCCAGACAATCTGGGTACCAATTTTGATGTTGCCTTCAACGACGCCAACTTCAGCCGGGGCATATTTAAACTTGCTCCCGGAAATTACAGCATCACTGGCGTACTAATCCAATCAGCTTTAGATGACGAGGGAATCCCACTTAACGCCACT
Encoded proteins:
- a CDS encoding VPLPA-CTERM sorting domain-containing protein codes for the protein MIKKSVLAVALLSAICTQAEAITINADGAWHAFDVDNSVSTSGELEWIDLDNNALSFDFSLTKTAILQVVDGGYAGDQFLVIRNGIPFNNQTPYGSSPSSIWVTNMSTPTNSYPDNLGTNFDVAFNDANFSRGIFKLAPGNYSITGVLIQSALDDEGIPLNATVGAIRLQTLTAVPLPSAAGLYATGAGLLGWVSRRRKSTK